Proteins encoded together in one Planctomyces sp. SH-PL14 window:
- a CDS encoding SMP-30/gluconolactonase/LRE family protein, with translation MKTLALTFAWTLPLLGGIATAQTPAPAAKKEFQAGPALGAVNEAGKFVPLTGNIKVYGSFRFAESCTYDSERNLIVVMNAGIPQMQEENDGYVSLLNPDGTVHTAKWIGATRDGLTLNHPLGSAIQGGVLYSADVETVRTFDLATGKPGRAYPVAGATFLNGIGVTKDGIIFVSNTRPESRVYKITSEGEVSTFVEGKPLMSPNGVAIDPDGNVVVVNVGDNSVLTFDPESGKLLRTEHAVESGNDGLVILPDGTKYVSSVRFGSVSRIRPGQPATIIAAGIPSAASMGYDPKQKQLIIPMNNNNAVAFLPLAD, from the coding sequence ATGAAGACTCTCGCCCTGACGTTCGCCTGGACACTGCCGCTGCTGGGAGGGATCGCGACCGCCCAGACTCCCGCGCCCGCCGCGAAGAAGGAGTTTCAGGCCGGGCCGGCGCTCGGCGCCGTCAACGAGGCGGGGAAGTTCGTTCCGCTGACGGGCAACATCAAGGTCTACGGGAGTTTCCGGTTCGCCGAGAGCTGCACCTACGATTCCGAGCGGAACCTGATCGTCGTCATGAACGCCGGCATTCCGCAGATGCAGGAAGAGAACGACGGGTATGTCTCGCTGCTGAACCCCGACGGCACGGTCCACACGGCGAAGTGGATCGGCGCCACGCGCGACGGACTGACGCTGAATCATCCGCTGGGGAGCGCGATTCAGGGGGGCGTCCTGTATTCGGCGGATGTCGAGACCGTCCGCACGTTCGACCTGGCGACCGGCAAACCGGGACGGGCCTATCCGGTGGCGGGAGCGACGTTCCTCAACGGGATCGGCGTGACGAAGGACGGAATAATCTTTGTCTCCAACACCCGACCGGAGAGCCGCGTCTACAAGATCACCAGCGAGGGGGAGGTCTCGACGTTCGTCGAAGGGAAGCCGCTCATGAGTCCGAACGGCGTGGCGATCGATCCGGACGGGAACGTTGTGGTCGTCAACGTGGGGGACAATTCGGTCCTGACGTTCGACCCCGAGAGCGGCAAGCTGCTTCGGACCGAGCATGCCGTCGAGAGCGGCAACGACGGTCTCGTCATCCTGCCGGACGGGACGAAGTACGTCAGCAGCGTGCGATTCGGCAGCGTGTCGCGGATCCGTCCCGGCCAGCCGGCCACGATCATCGCGGCCGGGATTCCGAGTGCCGCCTCGATGGGCTATGACCCGAAGCAGAAGCAGCTCATCATCCCGATGAACAACAACAATGCCGTGGCCTTCCTGCCGCTCGCCGATTGA
- a CDS encoding NTP/NDP exchange transporter, whose translation MLPDSAEAAMETSVSRTGEQHCTALAAATFFLLLCSYYVLRPVRETMAVLAGPDRVPWLFTGTFVATLAVVPLFGWLVRRVPRDWLIPAVYGPMIACLAGFYVVFRAGPTTVSAAAFFIWLSLFNLLVTSLFWSRVGDAFTTEQARRCYGYITAGGTAGAVTGPALTTLLAERISTASLLLVSMGLLLFAGGSLLFLRPPSDVSAAPSQRPIGGSVLAGIAQTFRDPLLAALAGLVICYSSISTVLYQEMTGIVGKAYADAGARTAYFARIDLSVNLLSLALQLLATRFLLRSWRLGWCLGLVPAVMLLGLVGVGVAPTAGLFAVVQVLHRAGEFALSKPSREVLFTTVDAENRYKAKNFIDTAVYRTNDAASIWLTTAVRSLGGNAIWIVALPVTMAWLLLSWSTGRRYDRRASNAVADPSANSDTGGQPGAPPSRA comes from the coding sequence ATGTTGCCGGATTCCGCGGAAGCGGCGATGGAGACATCGGTCTCCCGGACGGGAGAGCAGCACTGTACCGCGTTGGCCGCGGCCACCTTCTTCCTTCTGCTCTGCAGCTACTATGTCCTCCGGCCGGTGCGGGAGACCATGGCGGTCCTGGCCGGCCCCGATCGCGTACCGTGGCTCTTCACCGGAACGTTCGTGGCGACGCTGGCGGTCGTCCCGCTCTTTGGATGGCTCGTCCGGCGCGTCCCCCGCGACTGGCTGATCCCGGCGGTCTACGGTCCGATGATCGCCTGCCTCGCGGGCTTTTACGTCGTCTTCCGGGCCGGTCCGACGACCGTCTCCGCCGCCGCGTTCTTCATCTGGCTGAGCCTCTTCAACCTGCTGGTGACCTCGCTCTTCTGGAGCCGCGTCGGCGATGCCTTCACGACGGAGCAGGCCCGGCGCTGCTACGGCTACATCACCGCCGGAGGGACCGCCGGCGCCGTGACGGGACCGGCCCTCACCACCCTGCTCGCGGAGCGGATCAGCACCGCCAGCCTGCTGCTCGTCTCCATGGGACTGCTCCTCTTCGCCGGCGGGAGCCTGCTGTTTCTGCGCCCCCCTTCCGATGTTTCGGCCGCCCCCTCCCAGCGCCCGATCGGAGGCTCGGTCCTGGCCGGGATCGCCCAGACGTTTCGCGATCCGCTCCTGGCCGCCCTGGCCGGGCTGGTGATCTGTTACTCCTCGATCTCGACCGTCCTGTACCAGGAGATGACCGGCATCGTGGGCAAGGCCTACGCGGACGCCGGCGCGCGGACCGCTTACTTCGCCCGGATCGACCTGAGCGTCAATCTGCTGTCGCTCGCGTTGCAGTTGCTCGCCACTCGCTTTCTGCTGCGGTCCTGGCGACTGGGGTGGTGCCTCGGCCTCGTCCCCGCGGTGATGCTGCTCGGTCTGGTCGGCGTCGGAGTTGCCCCCACCGCCGGCCTCTTTGCCGTCGTCCAGGTGCTGCACCGCGCCGGGGAGTTCGCCCTCTCCAAACCGAGCCGCGAGGTCCTGTTCACCACGGTCGACGCCGAGAACCGCTACAAGGCCAAGAACTTCATCGATACCGCGGTCTACCGGACCAACGACGCGGCGAGCATCTGGCTCACCACCGCCGTCCGCTCGCTGGGGGGAAACGCAATCTGGATCGTCGCCCTGCCGGTGACGATGGCTTGGCTTCTCTTGAGCTGGTCGACGGGACGCCGCTACGACCGCCGCGCGTCAAACGCCGTCGCTGACCCCTCGGCGAATTCCGACACTGGCGGTCAGCCGGGTGCCCCTCCGTCACGAGCCTGA
- a CDS encoding SDR family NAD(P)-dependent oxidoreductase produces the protein MTFSYRGKVALITGASAGIGAGFARELAARGMTLILVARNEAALDALAAELKSTCGVPVHVIPADLSREAAAAEVTAAVAERGLAVDLLVNNAGVMTYGAFETIDPARDHAEVMINITALVGLTHAFLPGMLERRFGGVINVASIAGFQPIPYLAVYAATKAFVISFSVALWEECRDRNVCVLGLCPGTTTTELFDRGEAKEAAVGSPRTVSQVVATALNGLDRKSSLVVDGLKNRLLSHGPRLIPRWFAARCAGQAVRPKRSPAAAESARQARDGGAPG, from the coding sequence GTGACGTTTTCGTATCGCGGCAAGGTGGCGCTGATTACGGGGGCCTCGGCCGGGATCGGGGCCGGGTTCGCGCGCGAGCTCGCGGCCCGCGGCATGACGCTGATCCTGGTGGCCCGCAACGAGGCGGCGCTCGACGCGCTCGCCGCGGAATTGAAGTCGACGTGCGGCGTCCCGGTCCACGTCATCCCGGCGGACCTGAGCCGTGAGGCGGCCGCGGCCGAGGTCACGGCCGCCGTAGCGGAACGGGGGCTCGCGGTCGACCTGCTGGTCAACAACGCCGGCGTCATGACGTACGGCGCCTTCGAGACGATCGATCCGGCGCGGGATCACGCGGAGGTGATGATCAACATCACGGCCCTCGTCGGCCTGACCCACGCCTTCCTGCCGGGAATGCTGGAGCGGCGGTTCGGGGGCGTGATCAACGTCGCCTCGATCGCGGGCTTCCAGCCGATTCCGTACCTCGCGGTCTATGCCGCGACGAAGGCGTTCGTCATCTCGTTTTCGGTCGCCCTGTGGGAGGAGTGCCGGGACCGCAACGTCTGCGTCCTCGGCCTTTGCCCGGGGACGACGACGACCGAGCTGTTCGACCGCGGCGAGGCAAAAGAAGCGGCGGTCGGTTCCCCGCGGACGGTTTCCCAGGTCGTCGCAACCGCCCTGAATGGTCTCGACCGCAAGAGCAGCCTCGTCGTCGACGGCCTGAAGAACCGGCTCCTGTCGCACGGCCCGCGGCTGATCCCGCGGTGGTTCGCCGCACGCTGCGCCGGACAGGCGGTCCGCCCGAAACGGAGTCCCGCGGCGGCGGAGTCGGCGCGTCAGGCTCGTGACGGAGGGGCACCCGGCTGA